The genomic DNA GTATCGACGGGCAATAAGGAAAAGCCTGCCCCGCCCATTTCGAACAAGGCAAGCTGGGCGGCGTTAGAAAGCGACTTGCCCAAAGCGGCCGACGGTCCTGACAACGGAACCAGCAGGGCGGCGCGCAATCCCCCCTGGCTGGCCGTGCGCGTGCTTAGGGAAGGCAAGCTGCCCGGCGGCAAAGAGGCCAGCATATTGGGCACGTCCTCGCCTGGTGGGACATAGGTTAGGTCAGGCGTGCGGATGGCTCCTGTTTGGGGAGCGTCGCCTGTCTGCGGGGGCAAGGACTGCGGCGGCTGGAAGGGCTGAATCGATTGCGGAGATTGCGACGGCGCAGCTTGGGGTGGGGTGACCGGGGGAGGAGGTAGTGCCGCCGTTTCAACCTTGGGCGCCGGGGTCACGGCTGGCTGCGGCTTGGCGGGTGGCGTTTTGGTCGCTTGCTGCGGGTTTTCTGTGCCGGAAGAACGTGATAGACCAGGAAGGCCCGACAGGCCCTGGCCCTCGCAGGCCGTCACCAGCAATAGAAGGACGATCGGGATTGAGCGCAGCAAAACCCGGCCAAGTAGGTAGGGCCTTGAAAAGAAAGACAACGGCAACGTCCTCCGGGTCGGGTGCGGCAGTTGCTGGCGAGACTAGCCAAGCTGCGGGCGGAAGTAAACGGGCGGGCGAACTTTTCGTTGTGGCGACGCCGATTGGAAATATGGGCGACATCACCTTGCGCGCCATCGAAACCTTGAAAAGTTGCGACGGCGTGGTTTGCGAGGACAGCCGCGTTTCGGGCGGGCTGCTGAATCGGCTGGGATTCAAAAAACCCCTGACCCCTTATCATGACCACAATGCCGATGAGATGCGCCCCAAGCTGCTGGCCCGTCTGTTGGCTGGCGAAAAACTGGCCTTGATCTCGGATGCGGGAACGCCGCTCGTTTCGGACCCGGGATGTAAATTGGTGCGCGAAGCGCTGGCGGCTGACATCTCGGTCACGGCGCTGCCCGGCGCTTCGGCTCTGTTGGCGGCGCTGGTGCTTTCCGGCTTGCCCAGCGACCGATTCTTGTTTGCGGGCTTCCTGCCCGCCAAGCAAAGTGCCAGGCGCAAAGTTATAGACGAGCTGAAATCAGTCGCTGCCACGCTGATCTTCTATGAAGCGCCGCATCGCTTGGCCGAGACGTTGGATGATCTGCTTTTGGGGCTGGGTGACCGTTCCGCCTGCGTAGCGCGAGAGTTGACGAAGTTGTTCGAGGAAGTGCGCCGGGGAGGCCTGGGTGAGTTGGCCGGGCATTATAACCAAAGCGGCGCACCCAAAGGCGAGGTGGTGGTGGTTATAGCCCCGCCCGACCTAGAGTCTAGTGAATTGATAGACATAGAGGCCTTGCTTCATACCGCACTCGAAACAATGAGCTTGCGCGATGCCGCCGAATCCGTGGCCAAAGCCAGCGGTCGGCCCAAGCGCGAGGTCTATAACTTGGCGCTCTCCCTTGGCAAAAAGAACGACCAGTTATAAGCGGGGCCGCTTGGCCGAAGAGGGGGCCGTCTGGCTATTGCGCCTGAAGGGCTGGCGCATCCTGGAACGTCGATTCGTTACGGGTCGCGGCAGTGGCGCTGGCGAGGTGGACATCATCGCCTGCAAAGGCGGAATTTTGGCCTTCGTCGAAGTCAAGGCGCGTAACGATCTGGCAACAGCCGCCGAAGCCATCGAACCCCGTCAACAGGCCCGCATCGCCAGGGGGGCCGAAGCCTATCTGGCCCATCATGGGGAATTGGCAAATCTGGCGGTGCGTTTCGATGCCGTTCTGGTGGGTGGCGGCATGATGACGCATCTTCAAGATGCTTGGCGGCCTTGATCTGGCCATAAAGCAAGATTAGAAAGATGCTGTCCATAACCGGGGTTTGCCATGACTAATCGTTTCGCCGCCGTTTCCGTTCTGCTGGCCGTTGCCGCCGCGTCTCAAGCCTGCACGCCGATTGGCGCCGCCGTGGGCGCCGGGGCCACCGTGGGCGTCGCCGCTTCCGAGGAGCGCGGCGTCTCGGGCGTGGTGGATGACGCCAAGATCCGGCTGGAAATCAACAAGCTGTGGCTGGACCAGGATTTCGAAATGTACCGCAAGGTGGACATGTCGGTCGTCGAGGGCCGCGTGTTGCTGACCGGCGAGGTCGCCAAGCCTGAACACCGCGTCGAGGCCGTGCGCCTGACTTGGCAGGCCGAGGGCGTGCGCGAAGTGATCAACGAGATCAAAGTCGGCGATACGGCGGGCATCAAGGATTTCAAGAATGATGTTTGGATCGGCGCCGAACTGCGCTCGCGCCTGATGTTCGACAAATTCATCCGCAACATCAATTACAATGTCGATGTGGTGAATGGCGACGTTTACCTGACCGGCATCGCCCAGAACCAATCCGAGCTGAACCGGGTGATCGACCATGCCCGCGAAGTGCCCCGCGTTCGGCGCATCGTCAATTATGTCGTGATGAAGGACGATCCCAAGCGCAAAAAGGCGGGGGAACCCGCCCCCGCCAAAAATTAATAGCTCGGTCCCAGCGCCCTTTGGCCCAGCCGGGCCTCGTCCAGGGCGCCCAGCTCGTTCTGGCGCATCAGCTTGCGCAAGGTGGCAACATATTCGTCGCCCCTCTCCGAATAGCGGTGCAAGGCCTCGCTCAGCTGATAGCCGTCCAGCGGCTGGTCGGCCTCGCGGGCCGCGAAGCGAGCGTCTCGGAATTCGGCATAGGCGTTATGAGTGTTCAGATTATGGGCATAGGATTTGACCGCCTCGGCCAATGACCCGAAGCTGCGCACGGCATAGGTGGCGTTGCGGGCGCGTTCGGTCGGCACCAAGCCCTTCCCCTCGCTTTGGGTCCATTGGCCGAACAAGGCGTTGCCTTGTTGGGCAAAGCGCGACGTGCCCCAGCCCGATTCCTCGGCCGCCTGGGCCAAAGCCAGCGAGGGCGGAATCACATCGACCCGTTTGAGCAAGGCGAACAGGTCATTGTCTTCAACGTCGTAGCGCAAGAACAAATCGTTCAGCCAGTCGCGCTCGGCCGGAATGATGCGCAGGCCCGCCTTCACGCGCTCGGCATAGGCCAGCAGGCGCTTGCGGTCGGCCTGGATGGTCTCGTTCATGCTGAGCACCAGCGGCAGCATGGCGCGCAGGAACAAGGCCTTGCGCAGGCCAGCGTCATTGATGTCGTCGAGATCGGCGGGCAGGTTGGCCAAATACAGGCGCGGCACCGCCGTTTCGCCCCTAGCCACCAGATCCAACTCGTAGCCCATGCCCTGGAAGGCCTGCGCCAACTGCGCCGACTGCGGACGATCCTCGTCGCTATCGCCAAGGGCTGGCGGCAGCAAGCCGCGGGCGCGCAACACTTCCATCGGAATGTCGGCCTTTTGGCCGAAGCTGGTGGTCAGGCTGACGGTGTAAAGTCCCGCCACGCACAGGGCCAGAACCCCCAGCGCAGCGCCTTCAAAACGCTTGCGGCTTAACTTCTTCTTCGCTGTCCTCAACGCTCTTTTCCTTGTCCTTCAATCGGCGGCAGGCATGAAGCGCCTCTCGCCATGGGGGCAAACAGAAACCGTTCCCTCGGGC from Alphaproteobacteria bacterium includes the following:
- the rsmI gene encoding 16S rRNA (cytidine(1402)-2'-O)-methyltransferase gives rise to the protein MGDITLRAIETLKSCDGVVCEDSRVSGGLLNRLGFKKPLTPYHDHNADEMRPKLLARLLAGEKLALISDAGTPLVSDPGCKLVREALAADISVTALPGASALLAALVLSGLPSDRFLFAGFLPAKQSARRKVIDELKSVAATLIFYEAPHRLAETLDDLLLGLGDRSACVARELTKLFEEVRRGGLGELAGHYNQSGAPKGEVVVVIAPPDLESSELIDIEALLHTALETMSLRDAAESVAKASGRPKREVYNLALSLGKKNDQL
- a CDS encoding YraN family protein, producing the protein MPPNPWPKPAVGPSARSITWRSPLAKRTTSYKRGRLAEEGAVWLLRLKGWRILERRFVTGRGSGAGEVDIIACKGGILAFVEVKARNDLATAAEAIEPRQQARIARGAEAYLAHHGELANLAVRFDAVLVGGGMMTHLQDAWRP
- a CDS encoding BON domain-containing protein; amino-acid sequence: MTNRFAAVSVLLAVAAASQACTPIGAAVGAGATVGVAASEERGVSGVVDDAKIRLEINKLWLDQDFEMYRKVDMSVVEGRVLLTGEVAKPEHRVEAVRLTWQAEGVREVINEIKVGDTAGIKDFKNDVWIGAELRSRLMFDKFIRNINYNVDVVNGDVYLTGIAQNQSELNRVIDHAREVPRVRRIVNYVVMKDDPKRKKAGEPAPAKN
- a CDS encoding glucosaminidase domain-containing protein is translated as MRTAKKKLSRKRFEGAALGVLALCVAGLYTVSLTTSFGQKADIPMEVLRARGLLPPALGDSDEDRPQSAQLAQAFQGMGYELDLVARGETAVPRLYLANLPADLDDINDAGLRKALFLRAMLPLVLSMNETIQADRKRLLAYAERVKAGLRIIPAERDWLNDLFLRYDVEDNDLFALLKRVDVIPPSLALAQAAEESGWGTSRFAQQGNALFGQWTQSEGKGLVPTERARNATYAVRSFGSLAEAVKSYAHNLNTHNAYAEFRDARFAAREADQPLDGYQLSEALHRYSERGDEYVATLRKLMRQNELGALDEARLGQRALGPSY